Proteins encoded together in one Lutra lutra chromosome 4, mLutLut1.2, whole genome shotgun sequence window:
- the LOC125099188 gene encoding 40S ribosomal protein S24-like, whose amino-acid sequence MNDTVTIRTRKFMTNRLLQRKQMVIDVLHPGKATVPKTEIREKLAKMYKTTPDVIFVFGFRTHFGGGKTTGFGMIYDSLDYAKKNEPKHRLARHGLYEKKKTSRKQRKERKNRMKKIRGTAKASVGAGKK is encoded by the coding sequence ATGAACGACACAGTAACTATCCGGACCAGGAAGTTCATGACCAACCGACTACTTCAGCGCAAACAAATGGTTATTGATGTCCTTCATCCTGGAAAGGCAACAGTACCTAAGACAGAAATTCGGGAAAAACTAGCCAAAATGTACAAGACCACACCAGATGTCATATTTGTATTTGGATTCAGAACCCATTTTGGTGGTGGCAAGACAACTGGCTTTGGCATGATTTATGATTCCTTggattatgcaaagaaaaatgaacccaaacaTAGACTTGCAAGACATGGTCTgtatgagaagaaaaagacctCAAGAAAACAGCGAAAAGAACgcaagaacagaatgaagaaaatcagGGGGACTGCGAAAGCCAGTGTTGGTGCTGGCAAAAAGTGA